The following are encoded in a window of Saccharothrix longispora genomic DNA:
- a CDS encoding tyrosine recombinase XerC yields the protein MSPPPPARTRRVDLVRLRRALPGDVAAVLGSFERHLAMERGLSPHTVRAYLGDVVALLVHLAGGEPDDATVEAVDLPGLRSWLAAQHAAGASRTTLARRAASARAFTAWAARTGALTADPGLRLVAPRPHRTLPAVLRPDQAGAAMAAAEAGAEQGDPVALRDQAVVELLYATGVRVAELCGLDLDDVDYSQRVIRVLGKGNRERTVPFGVPAERAVRRWVEHGRSALVNDRSHRALLLGARGGRLDPRTARRVVHDVVGAVPEANDTGPHGLRHSAATHLLEGGADLRTVQELLGHATLATTQLYTHVTVERLKAIHDRTHPRS from the coding sequence ATGTCCCCGCCGCCGCCCGCCCGGACACGTCGTGTCGATCTCGTGCGCCTTCGTCGCGCGCTGCCGGGCGACGTGGCGGCGGTTCTGGGGAGCTTCGAGCGCCACCTGGCGATGGAGCGCGGGCTGTCCCCGCACACGGTCCGCGCCTACCTCGGTGACGTCGTCGCGCTGTTGGTCCACCTGGCCGGCGGCGAGCCCGACGACGCCACCGTCGAGGCCGTCGACCTGCCCGGACTCCGCTCGTGGCTCGCGGCGCAGCACGCCGCGGGCGCGAGCCGGACGACGCTCGCCCGCCGCGCGGCCTCCGCCCGCGCGTTCACCGCCTGGGCCGCCCGCACGGGCGCGCTCACGGCCGACCCGGGCCTGCGGCTCGTCGCGCCGCGCCCGCACCGCACGCTGCCCGCAGTACTGCGGCCGGACCAGGCCGGGGCCGCCATGGCGGCAGCGGAAGCAGGTGCGGAACAGGGCGATCCGGTTGCGCTGCGTGACCAGGCCGTGGTGGAGTTGCTGTACGCGACAGGTGTCCGGGTCGCCGAGCTGTGCGGGCTCGACCTCGACGACGTGGACTACTCCCAAAGGGTGATTCGGGTTCTGGGCAAGGGCAATCGCGAACGCACGGTGCCGTTCGGCGTTCCGGCCGAACGGGCGGTACGGCGCTGGGTGGAGCACGGACGGTCGGCGCTGGTCAACGACCGCTCACACCGTGCGCTGCTGCTGGGTGCACGAGGCGGCAGGCTCGATCCGCGTACCGCCCGGAGGGTCGTCCACGATGTAGTGGGCGCGGTCCCCGAGGCGAACGACACCGGACCGCACGGGCTGCGCCACTCCGCGGCCACGCACCTGCTGGAAGGAGGAGCGGACCTGCGCACCGTCCAAGAGCTTCTTGGTCACGCTACGCTCGCAACCACTCAGCTCTACACACACGTCACCGTCGAACGGCTGAAGGCGATCCATGACCGAACCCACCCCCGCTCCTGA
- the dprA gene encoding DNA-processing protein DprA yields the protein MTDHTGAGAPGPPSATRPAVGDEVRLARAYLSRVAEPPAHALHAFVARVGPVVAAELVRRGEVPAAVDSQTSARRAEVRPERDLELVAQAGGRLVVPEDPEWPAWPFTALDTASANGLRCGLQPLALWVRGGASLAAVTGRAVAVVGSRAATGYGQHVAEEFGFGLAEAGVAVVSGAAYGIDGSAHRGALTAGGTTVAVLACGVDVAYPSGHRALIERIAVEGLVVSEYPPGHTPARHRFLTRNRLIAALAEGTVVVEAGRRSGAKNTAASTSALGRVLMAVPGPITSVSSSGCHELLRSGEAVPVSSVAEVVESTGRLGVDLVEARRNTEVGPPQGDAMRVFEALGLSSGHSPEAISVESGVELARVRALLPQLELARLAERGESGWKRSQEASWRGDA from the coding sequence GTGACCGACCACACCGGCGCCGGTGCGCCCGGCCCGCCGTCCGCGACCAGGCCGGCGGTCGGCGACGAAGTGCGGCTGGCGCGGGCCTACCTGTCCAGGGTCGCGGAGCCGCCCGCGCACGCCCTGCACGCGTTCGTGGCCCGGGTGGGCCCGGTCGTGGCGGCGGAGCTGGTCCGGCGCGGCGAGGTGCCCGCCGCCGTCGACAGCCAGACCTCGGCCCGGCGCGCGGAGGTCCGGCCCGAGCGCGACCTGGAGCTGGTGGCGCAGGCCGGGGGGCGGCTGGTCGTGCCCGAGGACCCCGAGTGGCCGGCGTGGCCGTTCACCGCCTTGGACACGGCCTCCGCCAACGGCCTGCGCTGCGGCCTCCAGCCGCTGGCGCTGTGGGTGCGCGGCGGGGCGAGCCTGGCCGCCGTCACCGGGCGGGCCGTCGCGGTCGTCGGCAGCCGGGCCGCGACCGGGTACGGGCAGCACGTCGCCGAGGAGTTCGGCTTCGGGTTGGCCGAGGCGGGGGTGGCCGTGGTGTCCGGCGCCGCCTACGGGATCGACGGGTCGGCGCACCGGGGCGCGTTGACCGCCGGCGGCACGACGGTCGCGGTGCTGGCGTGCGGCGTCGATGTCGCCTACCCCTCCGGTCACCGCGCGTTGATCGAGCGCATCGCGGTCGAAGGGCTCGTGGTGAGCGAGTACCCGCCGGGGCACACGCCCGCCCGGCACCGCTTCCTGACCCGGAACCGGCTCATCGCGGCACTCGCGGAGGGCACCGTCGTGGTCGAGGCCGGGCGGCGCAGCGGGGCGAAGAACACCGCGGCGTCGACGTCGGCGCTGGGCCGGGTGCTGATGGCGGTGCCCGGACCGATCACCTCGGTCAGCTCGTCCGGGTGCCACGAGCTGCTGCGCTCGGGGGAGGCGGTGCCGGTGAGCAGCGTGGCCGAGGTCGTCGAGTCGACGGGGCGGCTCGGGGTCGACCTGGTCGAGGCGCGGCGGAACACCGAGGTCGGGCCGCCGCAGGGTGACGCGATGAGGGTCTTCGAGGCCCTCGGCCTGTCGTCCGGGCACAGCCCGGAGGCCATCTCGGTGGAGTCCGGCGTCGAGCTGGCGAGGGTGCGTGCCCTGCTGCCACAACTGGAACTGGCTCGTCTCGCAGAGCGGGGCGAGTCAGGTTGGAAGCGCTCCCAGGAGGCGAGTTGGCGTGGCGATGCTTGA